The Sedimentisphaera salicampi genome includes a region encoding these proteins:
- a CDS encoding ABC transporter permease subunit, with protein MFIAVFSASGAITQEVESKTAATVLSKPVSRITFVLGKFFGISGAVALCHFLSSAVMMMIIRHGVLQTARDEVDWTVITALSVIFLLGIIVGALANYSWDWNFASTAILTSSITAAAAFITLSFIDKQWQFNPAENNFSAFDLYSSALIFLAIIVLVSLAVLFSTRCNMVLTLLLCIGVFLLGLISDYIFGRFAADNIFAKIAYSAVPNLQVFWISDAIYLDSTVPFQYVLKCGAYSLSYAAGVIALAASFFQRREVG; from the coding sequence TTGTTCATAGCAGTATTTTCCGCATCAGGTGCTATTACGCAGGAAGTGGAATCAAAAACTGCTGCAACAGTTTTGAGCAAGCCTGTTTCGCGTATAACTTTTGTGCTGGGTAAATTTTTTGGAATATCCGGAGCTGTGGCTTTGTGCCACTTCTTAAGCTCTGCAGTAATGATGATGATTATAAGGCACGGTGTACTGCAAACCGCCAGAGACGAGGTTGACTGGACGGTAATAACCGCCCTTTCGGTAATTTTTCTGCTGGGGATTATCGTGGGCGCTCTCGCAAACTACTCTTGGGACTGGAACTTCGCCTCGACTGCAATCCTGACATCATCAATCACAGCGGCGGCAGCATTTATAACACTCAGCTTCATAGATAAGCAGTGGCAGTTTAACCCGGCTGAAAATAACTTTTCCGCATTCGACTTATACAGCTCTGCACTGATTTTCTTAGCAATAATCGTTCTGGTGTCTCTTGCAGTGCTATTCTCCACCCGCTGCAATATGGTGCTAACACTGCTTTTATGTATTGGCGTATTTCTTCTCGGTCTCATAAGCGACTACATATTCGGCCGATTCGCAGCAGATAATATCTTTGCAAAAATCGCTTACTCAGCAGTACCGAACCTTCAGGTATTCTGGATCAGCGACGCCATATACCTCGACAGCACCGTACCTTTTCAATACGTACTGAAATGCGGGGCATATTCACTGAGTTATGCAGCTGGCGTTATAGCGTTGGCAGCATCCTTCTTCCAGAGAAGGGAAGTTGGGTAG